The Lysobacter luteus genome contains the following window.
AATGGCTTCGGAAGCCACTACTCTATCCGGCTGAGCTACGGGCGCCTGGCTTGGACGCGAGCCGGCCGGGCCGGACACGCGAGCAGGGCATTCTAGCGGCAAAAGCGCGGACATGTCTGGCATCGGCGACACCGGCGGACCAGCCGGCGTCCGTTACGCTTGCGCGCATGAGTCACCAACGATTCGACGCCCCCGCGTCGCCGGCGCCGTGGAAGACCCGCCTGGCGCTGTACTGGAAACTGACCCGCAACGACCGGCCGATCGGCTGGCTGCTGTTGCTGTGGCCGACCTGGTGGGGCCTGTGGCTGGCGGCCGGGGGGGTGCCGCCGGTGTGGACCTGGTTCGTGTTCACCGCCGGCGTGTGGCTGACCCGTTCGGCCGGCTGCGTGATCAACGACTACGCCGACCGCTGGCTGGACCCGCATGTCGAGCGCACGCGCGGCCGGCCGCTGGCGACCGGTGCAGTGCGCGGCCGCGAGGCGCTGGCGCTGTTCGCGGTGCTGATGCTGGTGGCGTTCGCGCTGGTGCTGACGCTCAACCGGCTGACCGTGCTGATGAGTTTCGTCGGCATGCTGCTGGCGGCCAGCTATCCCTACCTCAAGCGCTATACCTACCTGCCGCAGGTCTACCTGGGCATGGCATTCGGCTGGGGCATCCCGATGGCGTTCGCCGCGGTGACCGGCGAGGTGCCGGCACTGGCCTGGCTGCTGTACGTGGCCAACATCCTGTGGTCGACCGCGTACGACACCTGGTACGCGATGGTCGATCGCGAGGACGACCTCAAGGTCGGCAGCAAGTCGACCGCGATCCTGTTCGGCGAGATGGACCTGGTCGCGCAGGGGGTGCTGTATGCACTGTTCTTCGCCGCCCTCGTGCTGGTCGGGCAGCGTGCCGGGCTCGGTACTGTCTATGCGGTGGGCGTGGGCGTGGCCATCGCGCTGGTCGCGTGGGAATTCTGGATCGCCCGCAAGCGTGGGCGCGAGGCGTGCTTCCGGGCGTTCCTGCACAACCACTGGGTCGGGATGGTGGTGTTCGTCGGCATCGCCGGCGACTACGCATTGCGCTGAATCACGCCCGTTTCGAGGCCAGCTGCGCGGCAGCAGGTCAGGGGACGCGCGCGCAGACCCACGCGTCGACCCGGGCGACGCCGGCAGCACGCAGTGCAACTGCCGCGGCCTGCAGGGTCGCGCCGGTGGTCATGACGTCGTCGACCAGCACCACGTGGGCCGGCAAGGCCGTGCGCGCCCCGACCCGGAAAGCGTCGCGAAGGTTGGCGCGGCGTCGGTCGGCGGCCAAGGTGGATTGCGGATCGGTATGCCGTGCCCGCTCCAGCGCATCGGTCGCCAGCGGCAGGCCGAGCATCGCCGCGAGCGGCCGCGCGAGCTCCAGGGCCTGGTCGTAGCCGCGCTGGCGCAGCCGTCGCCAGTGCAGCGGCACGGGCACCAGGGTGGCCGGCGCCGACCATTGCACGGCCAACGGCCCGAGCCGCGCGGCCATCAACTGCGCGAGCAACCGTCCGGCGGCCAGGTCGCGATGGAACTTGAAGCGCGGCAGCAGCCGGTCCAGCGGTGCCTGGTAGAGGCAGGCCGCATGGGCTTCGGTCAGCACCCGGGGTGCCCCTCTGAGGCAGGCGCCGCATATCGCCGGATATGTCGGACCGGTCGCATCCGCCAATGGCAGGGCGCAGTGGCGGCACGCCATGGCCAGCCAGGGCAGCCCGGCCGCACAGGCGGCGCAGAGGTCGCGCCGGCGTTCGCCCGCCGCGCTGCAGACC
Protein-coding sequences here:
- a CDS encoding ComF family protein, whose protein sequence is MAGTVNLDTPEQVDSRRAIFARWLWPSRCLVCSAAGERRRDLCAACAAGLPWLAMACRHCALPLADATGPTYPAICGACLRGAPRVLTEAHAACLYQAPLDRLLPRFKFHRDLAAGRLLAQLMAARLGPLAVQWSAPATLVPVPLHWRRLRQRGYDQALELARPLAAMLGLPLATDALERARHTDPQSTLAADRRRANLRDAFRVGARTALPAHVVLVDDVMTTGATLQAAAVALRAAGVARVDAWVCARVP
- the ubiA gene encoding 4-hydroxybenzoate octaprenyltransferase, which produces MSHQRFDAPASPAPWKTRLALYWKLTRNDRPIGWLLLLWPTWWGLWLAAGGVPPVWTWFVFTAGVWLTRSAGCVINDYADRWLDPHVERTRGRPLATGAVRGREALALFAVLMLVAFALVLTLNRLTVLMSFVGMLLAASYPYLKRYTYLPQVYLGMAFGWGIPMAFAAVTGEVPALAWLLYVANILWSTAYDTWYAMVDREDDLKVGSKSTAILFGEMDLVAQGVLYALFFAALVLVGQRAGLGTVYAVGVGVAIALVAWEFWIARKRGREACFRAFLHNHWVGMVVFVGIAGDYALR